A window of Phytoactinopolyspora mesophila contains these coding sequences:
- the nusG gene encoding transcription termination/antitermination protein NusG has product MSSSYQEEEVRTVSEQQTPLDEASAVEPERAMNDETESAVADDATDEIHGAEETGEAEDAAEAEGPTDAEVPGAADAEASPLEEFRRALRAKPGEWFVIQTYSGMENRVRLNLENRISSLNMEEHIFEVVVPTEEVAEIKGGQRRMVKRNRFPGYVLVRMEMTDESWAAVRHTPAVTGFVGHGNQPLPLTLDEVERWLAPKIEEPAKQPDEKKPVAVLDFEVGDSVMVVDGPFATLHATINEINADSQKVKGLVEIFGRETPVELSFSQIQKL; this is encoded by the coding sequence ATGTCCAGTAGCTACCAGGAGGAAGAAGTCCGCACCGTGTCCGAACAGCAGACCCCCCTCGATGAGGCTTCCGCAGTGGAGCCAGAGCGGGCGATGAACGACGAGACCGAATCCGCTGTGGCCGACGACGCCACTGACGAGATCCACGGTGCTGAAGAGACCGGCGAGGCTGAGGACGCCGCGGAGGCGGAAGGGCCTACCGACGCCGAAGTGCCTGGCGCGGCGGATGCCGAGGCGAGTCCGCTTGAAGAGTTCCGGCGCGCTTTGCGGGCCAAGCCCGGCGAATGGTTCGTGATCCAGACGTACTCCGGGATGGAGAACCGCGTCCGGCTCAACCTGGAGAACCGGATCAGCAGCCTCAACATGGAAGAACACATCTTCGAGGTCGTCGTGCCCACCGAAGAGGTGGCAGAGATCAAGGGTGGCCAGCGCCGGATGGTGAAGCGTAACCGTTTCCCTGGTTACGTGCTGGTCCGCATGGAGATGACCGACGAGTCCTGGGCCGCCGTGCGGCACACGCCGGCCGTCACCGGCTTCGTCGGCCATGGCAACCAGCCGCTGCCATTGACGCTGGACGAGGTTGAGCGCTGGCTTGCCCCCAAGATCGAAGAGCCGGCGAAGCAGCCTGACGAGAAGAAGCCGGTCGCTGTGCTCGACTTCGAGGTTGGCGACTCGGTGATGGTGGTCGACGGGCCGTTCGCGACGTTGCACGCGACTATCAACGAGATCAACGCCGACTCGCAGAAGGTAAAGGGCCTGGTGGAGATCTTCGGCCGGGAGACGCCGGTCGAACTCTCGTTCAGCCAGATCCAGAAGCTGTGA
- the rplJ gene encoding 50S ribosomal protein L10, whose product MARPDKAATVTELAEEFRSSSAVVLTEYRGLSVKELTELRRSLGGNASYAVVKNTLTKLAAKEAGVQGIEEHLSGPSAIAFVKGDAVEVAKGLRDFAKNHPVLTVKGGLFDGQPFTADEFKKLADLESREVLLAKLAGAMKASMQNAVSLFAAPLSQTARVVDALRQKVEASGGATTDQNEG is encoded by the coding sequence ATGGCGAGGCCTGACAAGGCAGCCACGGTCACCGAACTGGCCGAGGAGTTCCGCAGTTCCTCCGCCGTCGTCCTGACCGAGTATCGCGGTCTCTCCGTCAAGGAGTTGACGGAACTCCGCCGTTCGCTCGGCGGGAATGCGTCGTACGCCGTGGTGAAGAACACCCTGACCAAGCTCGCGGCCAAAGAGGCCGGCGTGCAGGGCATCGAGGAACACCTCTCGGGCCCGTCGGCCATCGCCTTCGTGAAGGGCGACGCGGTCGAGGTCGCCAAGGGTTTGCGCGACTTCGCCAAGAACCATCCTGTGCTCACGGTGAAGGGTGGCCTGTTCGACGGCCAGCCGTTCACCGCTGACGAGTTCAAGAAGCTCGCCGATCTCGAGTCGCGCGAGGTTCTGCTGGCCAAGCTGGCCGGCGCGATGAAGGCGTCCATGCAGAACGCGGTGTCGCTGTTCGCCGCACCGCTGTCCCAGACGGCTCGTGTGGTCGATGCGCTTCGCCAGAAGGTCGAAGCGAGCGGCGGCGCCACCACGGACCAGAACGAGGGCTAA
- the secE gene encoding preprotein translocase subunit SecE produces the protein MTETSGQTATPDRPRPPRRRGPISRLSLWVRQVVAELRKVVYPTRPQLMTYTAVVLVFVAIMIAIVSMLDLGFGWAMFEIFG, from the coding sequence GTGACGGAGACGAGCGGCCAGACCGCGACACCCGATCGCCCGCGCCCGCCAAGGCGACGTGGGCCGATCTCGAGGTTGTCGCTCTGGGTTCGGCAGGTAGTGGCCGAGCTCCGCAAGGTCGTCTACCCGACCAGGCCACAGCTCATGACGTACACCGCGGTGGTTCTGGTGTTCGTCGCGATCATGATCGCTATCGTCTCTATGCTCGACCTGGGCTTCGGCTGGGCGATGTTCGAGATTTTCGGCTGA
- the rplL gene encoding 50S ribosomal protein L7/L12 translates to MAKLNTDELLDAFKEMSLIELSEFVKKFEETFEVTAAAPVAVAAAGGAPAGGEAEAEAEQDEFDVILESAGDKKIQVIKEVRGLTSLGLKEAKDLVEGAPKPLLEKVNKEAAEKAKEALEAAGASVSIK, encoded by the coding sequence ATGGCGAAGCTCAACACCGACGAGCTCCTGGATGCCTTCAAGGAGATGTCCTTGATCGAGCTTTCGGAGTTCGTGAAGAAGTTCGAGGAGACCTTCGAGGTCACCGCGGCTGCTCCGGTTGCCGTTGCGGCAGCTGGCGGCGCGCCCGCCGGTGGCGAAGCCGAAGCCGAAGCCGAGCAGGACGAGTTCGACGTCATCCTCGAGTCGGCCGGCGACAAGAAGATCCAGGTCATCAAGGAGGTCCGTGGGCTGACGTCCCTCGGCCTCAAGGAGGCCAAGGACCTCGTCGAAGGTGCGCCCAAGCCGCTGCTCGAGAAGGTCAACAAGGAAGCTGCCGAGAAGGCCAAGGAGGCCCTCGAGGCCGCCGGTGCCAGCGTGAGCATCAAGTAA
- the rpoB gene encoding DNA-directed RNA polymerase subunit beta gives MAVTPSTPKFTNGSRRISFAKLREPLEVPSLLALQVDSFDWLLGNSRWQARVAAAEAEGRQDISTTSGLQEILDEISPIEDFSGTMSLSFSNPRFEDPKNTIDECKMRDFTYSAPLFVTAEFINNETGEIKSQTVFMGDFPLMTPKGTFIINGTERVVVSQLVRSPGVYFERSLDKTSDRDIYTAKIIPSRGAWLEFEVDKRDTVGVRLDRKRKQNVTVMLKALGWTNEQILEEFGDYESMRSTLEKDHTTTQEEALLDIYRKMRPGEPPTREAAQQLLENAYFNPKRYDLAKVGRYKLNKKLGLDLALGQNTITLDDVISTLRYLVRLHAGEEEMPGVDGEVRVETDEIDHFGNRRIRTVGELIQNQVRTGLSRMERVVRERMTTQDVEAITPQTLINIRPVVAAIKEFFGTSQLSQFMDQTNPLAGLTHKRRLNSLGPGGLSRERAGMEVRDVHPSHYGRMCPIETPEGPNIGLIGSLATYGRINAFGFVETPYRRVRNGVVTDEIEYLSADVEDHNVIAQANEPLTDDGHFVADRVLVRKRGGEVELVTGDEVDFMDVSPRQMVSVATAMIPFLEHDDANRALMGSNMQRQAVPLLRAESPLVGTGMEHRAAVDAGEVVVAEKAGVVSEVSADYVTIMADDGTYQTYQLAKYRRSNAGTCINQKPIVNESDRIEAGDVIADGPSTDNGEMALGKNLLVAFMPWEGQNYEDAILLSQRLIEEDVLTSIKIEEHEVDARDTKLGPEEITRDIPNVSEEVLADLDERGIIRIGAEVTNGDILVGKVTPKGETELTPEERLLRAIFGEKAREVRDTSLKVPHGESGKVIGVRLFDRDEGDELPPGVNQLVRVYIAQMRKIQDGDKLAGRHGNKGVISKILPVEDMPFLEDGTPVDIVLNPLGVPSRMNLGQVMETHLGWVAQTGWKVEGEDEEWKQRLSEIGVTEAPPVTKVATPVFDGAREDEIAGLLESTLPNRDGKQMVGGDGKARLIDGRSGEPFPDPVAVGYLYMLKLNHHVDDKIHARSTGPYSMITQQPLGGKAQFGGQRFGEMEVWALQAYGAAYALRELLTIKSDDILGRVKVYEAIVKGENIPEAGIPESFKVLIKEMQSLCLNVEVLSSDGTQIEMRDSDEDVFRAAEELGIDLSRREPSSVEEV, from the coding sequence TTGGCCGTCACGCCTAGCACCCCAAAGTTCACCAACGGTTCCCGCCGAATCTCTTTTGCCAAGCTCAGAGAGCCTCTTGAAGTTCCGAGTCTCCTTGCTCTGCAGGTCGATAGCTTCGACTGGCTGCTCGGCAACTCGCGCTGGCAAGCGCGTGTCGCCGCCGCGGAAGCAGAAGGCCGCCAAGACATCAGCACCACGTCTGGGCTTCAAGAGATTCTAGACGAGATCAGTCCCATCGAGGACTTCTCCGGCACCATGTCGCTCTCGTTCTCGAACCCGAGATTCGAAGACCCCAAGAACACCATCGACGAATGCAAGATGCGTGACTTCACGTACTCTGCGCCGCTCTTCGTCACCGCCGAGTTCATCAACAACGAGACTGGCGAGATCAAGTCCCAGACGGTGTTCATGGGCGACTTCCCGCTGATGACCCCCAAGGGGACGTTCATCATCAACGGCACTGAGCGCGTCGTTGTCTCCCAGCTGGTCCGTTCTCCCGGCGTCTACTTCGAGCGTTCGCTCGACAAGACGTCGGATCGCGACATCTATACGGCCAAGATCATCCCGTCTCGCGGTGCTTGGCTCGAGTTCGAGGTCGACAAGCGCGACACCGTCGGTGTCCGGCTCGACCGCAAGCGCAAGCAGAACGTCACGGTGATGCTCAAGGCCCTTGGGTGGACCAATGAGCAGATTCTCGAAGAGTTCGGCGACTACGAGTCGATGCGCTCCACGCTCGAGAAGGACCACACCACGACGCAAGAAGAAGCGCTGCTCGACATCTACCGCAAGATGCGTCCGGGTGAGCCCCCGACGCGTGAAGCAGCTCAGCAGTTGCTGGAGAACGCCTACTTCAACCCGAAGCGTTACGACCTCGCGAAGGTCGGCCGGTACAAGCTGAACAAGAAGCTCGGTCTCGATCTCGCGCTCGGCCAGAACACCATCACGCTCGACGACGTCATCTCGACGCTGCGCTACCTGGTACGCCTGCATGCCGGTGAAGAGGAGATGCCCGGGGTCGATGGCGAGGTCCGCGTCGAGACGGATGAGATCGACCACTTCGGTAACCGCCGTATTCGTACGGTGGGCGAGCTTATCCAGAACCAGGTGCGTACCGGGTTGTCGAGGATGGAGCGCGTGGTCCGCGAACGCATGACCACGCAGGACGTCGAGGCGATCACGCCGCAGACGCTGATCAACATCCGGCCGGTCGTCGCCGCGATCAAGGAGTTCTTCGGGACTTCCCAGCTGTCGCAGTTCATGGACCAGACCAACCCGTTGGCCGGACTGACCCACAAGCGCCGGCTGAACTCGCTCGGACCGGGTGGTCTTTCTCGTGAGCGGGCCGGCATGGAGGTTCGTGACGTCCACCCCTCGCATTACGGCCGGATGTGCCCCATCGAGACCCCTGAGGGGCCGAACATCGGTCTCATCGGCTCGCTGGCCACATACGGGCGGATCAACGCGTTCGGGTTCGTCGAGACGCCGTACCGCCGGGTGCGCAACGGCGTCGTCACCGACGAGATCGAGTACCTCAGTGCCGACGTCGAGGATCACAACGTCATCGCGCAGGCGAACGAGCCGTTGACCGATGACGGGCATTTCGTCGCCGATCGGGTGCTCGTCCGCAAGCGTGGTGGCGAGGTCGAGCTGGTCACGGGTGACGAGGTCGACTTCATGGACGTCTCGCCCCGGCAGATGGTCTCGGTCGCCACCGCGATGATCCCGTTCCTGGAGCACGACGACGCGAACCGCGCGCTCATGGGTTCCAACATGCAGCGTCAGGCCGTGCCGTTGCTCCGTGCGGAATCGCCGCTGGTCGGTACCGGCATGGAGCACCGTGCCGCTGTCGATGCGGGTGAGGTCGTCGTGGCCGAGAAGGCCGGCGTGGTCTCCGAGGTCTCGGCCGATTACGTCACGATCATGGCCGACGACGGCACGTACCAGACGTACCAGTTGGCGAAGTACCGCCGGTCCAACGCGGGTACGTGCATCAATCAGAAGCCGATAGTCAACGAGTCCGACCGGATCGAGGCCGGCGACGTGATCGCCGACGGACCGTCCACCGACAACGGTGAGATGGCGCTCGGCAAGAACCTGCTGGTCGCGTTCATGCCCTGGGAAGGGCAGAACTACGAGGACGCGATCCTGCTGTCCCAGCGCTTGATTGAGGAAGACGTCCTCACCTCGATCAAGATCGAAGAGCACGAGGTCGATGCTCGCGACACGAAGCTGGGCCCCGAGGAGATCACCAGGGACATTCCCAACGTCTCCGAAGAGGTGCTCGCCGATCTCGACGAGCGCGGCATCATCCGGATCGGCGCGGAGGTCACCAACGGTGACATCCTGGTCGGCAAGGTCACCCCGAAGGGCGAGACCGAGCTGACTCCGGAGGAGCGCCTGCTCCGGGCCATCTTCGGTGAAAAGGCTCGTGAGGTGCGGGACACCTCGTTGAAGGTGCCCCACGGCGAGTCCGGAAAGGTCATCGGCGTCCGGTTGTTCGATCGTGACGAGGGCGACGAGCTTCCCCCGGGCGTCAACCAGCTGGTCCGGGTGTACATCGCCCAGATGCGGAAGATTCAGGACGGCGACAAGCTCGCCGGCCGGCACGGCAACAAGGGCGTCATCTCCAAGATCCTCCCGGTCGAGGACATGCCGTTCCTCGAGGACGGCACTCCGGTCGACATCGTTCTGAATCCGCTCGGTGTGCCGAGCCGGATGAACCTCGGCCAGGTGATGGAGACCCACCTCGGATGGGTGGCACAGACCGGTTGGAAGGTCGAAGGCGAAGACGAAGAGTGGAAGCAGCGGCTGAGCGAGATCGGTGTCACAGAAGCGCCACCGGTCACGAAGGTTGCGACTCCGGTCTTCGACGGTGCTCGTGAGGACGAGATCGCCGGACTGCTCGAATCGACCTTGCCCAACCGTGATGGCAAGCAGATGGTCGGGGGTGACGGTAAGGCCCGGCTGATCGACGGCAGGTCCGGTGAACCGTTCCCGGATCCAGTGGCCGTCGGCTACCTGTACATGCTCAAGCTCAACCACCACGTGGACGACAAGATCCACGCTCGCTCCACCGGCCCGTACTCGATGATCACACAGCAGCCGCTGGGTGGTAAGGCGCAGTTCGGTGGGCAGCGATTCGGTGAGATGGAGGTCTGGGCGTTGCAGGCCTACGGCGCCGCGTATGCGCTGCGGGAGCTGCTGACGATCAAGTCCGACGACATTCTCGGCCGAGTCAAGGTATACGAGGCGATCGTCAAGGGCGAGAACATTCCGGAGGCAGGTATTCCGGAATCGTTCAAGGTGCTCATCAAAGAGATGCAGTCGCTGTGTCTCAATGTCGAGGTCCTCTCGAGTGACGGCACACAGATCGAGATGCGCGACAGCGACGAGGACGTGTTCCGCGCCGCTGAAGAGCTCGGTATCGACCTGTCGCGGCGAGAGCCGAGCAGCGTCGAAGAGGTATGA
- the rplK gene encoding 50S ribosomal protein L11: MPAKKKVAGLIKLQIQAGQATPAPPVGPALGQHGVNIMEFCKAYNAATESQRGNVIPVEITVYEDRSFTFVTKTPPAATLILKAAGVEKGSSEPHRVKVASISRDQVRAIAEQKLEDLNANDLDAAEKIIAGTARQMGVDVK; the protein is encoded by the coding sequence ATGCCCGCGAAGAAGAAGGTCGCTGGCCTGATCAAGCTCCAGATCCAGGCCGGTCAGGCGACACCCGCGCCCCCGGTTGGCCCAGCACTCGGCCAGCACGGCGTGAACATCATGGAGTTTTGCAAGGCCTACAACGCCGCCACCGAGAGCCAGCGTGGCAACGTCATTCCGGTGGAGATCACCGTGTACGAGGACCGCTCGTTCACGTTCGTCACCAAGACACCGCCGGCTGCCACCTTGATTCTCAAGGCTGCCGGAGTCGAGAAAGGCTCTAGTGAGCCGCACCGCGTCAAGGTGGCGAGCATCAGCCGCGATCAGGTCCGTGCCATCGCGGAGCAGAAGCTCGAGGACCTGAACGCCAACGATCTCGACGCGGCGGAGAAGATCATCGCTGGAACGGCGCGCCAGATGGGCGTCGACGTCAAGTAA
- a CDS encoding alpha/beta hydrolase, which yields MAVMSMMAALAERAAPIRRGLPAVQRTASAVRQVPVLGRVIDWLRLDFAGSVVGTFFFCWSLTPSLLPRIWFYQALVTGVTAAAGYAIGSLIGVLVRFIYRRVRRGHRLSRRTVVTAWTIFGVVGTCSATWYLFGSARWQSDLRELMNVDSPRLIHYVLILIVSFIIFTAFLALGRLLRGASRWLGSHLARWVPIPVAVVTSALVVAGIAIWSWTGLFYPWMLGVANNAFAAINQETEAGERPPAITTHAGGPGSLVTWDSLGRKGREFISDGPTAEDLEAFSNRPALDPVRTYIGLDSAETLAGLASLAIRELERAGGFEREVLVVVTATGTGWVDEAAADALEYLYNGDTAIVSIQYSYLPSWLSFLADHEQVDIAGQELFDAVYERWSRLPEADRPRLVVYGESFGAVGSVAAFDDLDDLVAKVDGALWVGSPEWHPLREYVTENRDPGSHERLPVYRGGETVRFWGGWLEPLNVSDWEPPRVLFLQHASDPVSFWSPELIWSQPDWMREPEGPDVLPHLNWYPFVTFWQLTADMAVSALMPEGHAHNYGGELVDAWLKVVPPDYDWPEERLEELREMVQSFDLDDEGRLW from the coding sequence ATGGCTGTCATGTCCATGATGGCCGCGTTGGCCGAAAGGGCGGCCCCGATTCGTCGTGGGCTGCCCGCCGTGCAGAGGACGGCCTCTGCTGTCCGGCAGGTGCCGGTCCTCGGCCGGGTCATTGACTGGCTACGGCTCGATTTCGCGGGTTCGGTGGTCGGGACCTTCTTCTTCTGCTGGTCGCTGACGCCCTCGTTGCTGCCTCGCATCTGGTTCTACCAGGCATTGGTCACAGGTGTGACCGCGGCTGCCGGTTACGCGATCGGCAGCTTGATCGGCGTGCTTGTCCGGTTCATTTACCGAAGGGTCCGGCGCGGTCACAGGTTGTCCCGACGGACCGTGGTAACCGCGTGGACGATCTTCGGGGTCGTGGGTACCTGCTCCGCTACGTGGTACCTGTTCGGCTCGGCCCGATGGCAGAGCGACTTGCGTGAGCTGATGAACGTGGACAGCCCGCGCTTGATCCACTATGTCCTGATCTTGATCGTCTCGTTCATCATCTTCACGGCCTTCCTCGCTCTGGGAAGGCTGCTCCGCGGTGCTTCACGCTGGCTCGGTAGCCATCTGGCACGGTGGGTGCCGATACCGGTAGCGGTTGTCACCTCCGCACTGGTCGTGGCCGGGATCGCGATCTGGTCGTGGACAGGATTGTTCTATCCATGGATGCTCGGCGTGGCCAACAATGCGTTCGCGGCCATCAACCAGGAGACCGAGGCAGGCGAGCGCCCGCCGGCCATCACCACACATGCGGGCGGGCCAGGGTCACTCGTGACATGGGACTCACTGGGCCGCAAAGGCCGTGAGTTCATCTCGGACGGTCCAACAGCCGAGGACCTCGAAGCGTTCAGCAATCGACCGGCTCTGGACCCGGTCAGGACCTATATCGGCCTGGATTCTGCCGAGACACTGGCCGGGCTGGCCTCACTGGCGATCCGGGAGCTGGAGCGGGCCGGCGGCTTCGAGCGTGAGGTTCTCGTCGTGGTGACCGCCACCGGTACCGGTTGGGTCGACGAGGCCGCGGCTGATGCATTGGAGTACCTGTACAACGGGGATACGGCGATCGTCTCGATCCAATACTCTTATCTGCCCAGCTGGCTCTCCTTCCTGGCTGATCACGAACAAGTCGATATCGCCGGCCAAGAGTTGTTCGACGCCGTGTACGAACGTTGGTCACGGCTGCCCGAGGCCGACCGCCCCAGGTTGGTGGTTTATGGCGAGAGCTTTGGCGCGGTAGGCAGCGTGGCCGCGTTCGATGATCTCGATGATCTAGTGGCCAAGGTCGACGGCGCGTTGTGGGTCGGGTCGCCCGAGTGGCATCCGCTGCGGGAATATGTGACCGAGAACCGGGATCCGGGGAGTCATGAACGGTTGCCGGTCTATCGAGGCGGGGAGACCGTCCGGTTCTGGGGCGGTTGGCTGGAACCCCTTAATGTCTCCGACTGGGAGCCGCCGCGGGTGCTGTTCCTTCAGCACGCCTCCGATCCGGTGTCCTTCTGGTCACCTGAACTGATCTGGTCACAGCCGGACTGGATGCGCGAGCCGGAGGGACCTGACGTCCTCCCGCACCTCAACTGGTATCCGTTCGTGACGTTCTGGCAGCTGACCGCCGACATGGCGGTTTCGGCACTCATGCCGGAGGGACACGCGCACAACTACGGTGGTGAGTTGGTCGACGCTTGGCTGAAGGTTGTACCGCCGGATTACGACTGGCCGGAGGAGCGCCTCGAAGAGCTTCGCGAGATGGTGCAGTCGTTCGATCTCGACGACGAGGGCCGGCTCTGGTAG
- the rplA gene encoding 50S ribosomal protein L1, translating to MKRSKAYRAAVEKIDHNRLYPAAEAVRLVKETSPTKYDATVEVALRLGVDPRKADEMVRGTVNLPHGTGKTAKVLVFAVGAKAQEATDAGADIVGSDELIEEVQGGRLDFDAVVATPDLMGKVGRLGRVLGPRGLMPNPKTGTVTMDVAKAVSDIKGGKIEFRVDRHANLHFVIGKVSFTQEALVENYSAALDEINRLKPSSSKGRYIKKATMTSTMGPGIPLDPGKVRAVDSAGV from the coding sequence ATGAAGCGCAGCAAGGCATATCGGGCAGCGGTTGAGAAGATCGACCACAACCGGCTCTACCCCGCCGCCGAAGCCGTCCGGCTGGTCAAGGAGACCTCGCCCACGAAGTACGACGCCACCGTCGAGGTCGCTCTGCGGCTCGGCGTCGACCCTCGTAAGGCCGACGAGATGGTCCGCGGCACAGTCAACCTCCCGCACGGCACCGGTAAGACCGCCAAGGTCCTGGTCTTCGCCGTGGGAGCCAAGGCGCAGGAGGCGACCGACGCCGGCGCCGACATCGTCGGCAGCGACGAACTGATCGAAGAGGTCCAGGGCGGCCGGCTCGACTTCGACGCCGTCGTGGCTACACCGGACCTGATGGGCAAGGTCGGCCGTCTGGGCCGGGTCCTCGGCCCCCGTGGTCTCATGCCGAACCCCAAGACCGGAACCGTCACCATGGACGTGGCGAAGGCTGTGTCGGACATCAAGGGCGGCAAGATCGAGTTCCGCGTCGATCGCCACGCGAATCTCCATTTTGTGATCGGCAAGGTGTCCTTCACTCAAGAAGCCCTGGTGGAGAACTACTCGGCGGCTCTCGACGAGATCAATCGGCTCAAGCCGTCGTCCTCCAAGGGCCGTTACATCAAGAAGGCGACCATGACGTCCACCATGGGTCCGGGCATCCCCCTGGATCCGGGCAAGGTGCGCGCCGTCGACTCAGCCGGTGTGTAG